The Paenibacillus mucilaginosus 3016 genome includes the window GTCCATGACGATTACCGGATCGCTTACCTGAGAAGCCATCTGCTTCAATGCCAGCAGGCGATGAGCGAAGGGGTGGAGCTCATCGGCTACTGCTCCTGGTCGTTCACCGATGTGCTCAGCTGGCTCAACGGGTATCAGAAGCGCTATGGATTTGTCTATATCGACCGGGATGAGACCGATGCCAGGTCGCTGCGCCGGATCAAGAAGCTCAGCTTCCACTGGTACCGGGAAGTCATCCGAACAGGCGGGGAGCATTTGTTGAAGTAACCCGTCTGAAACCGATCAAGAACAGGAGCGGATCCGCATGAAAACAGGAGCGGCGTCGGCCCCCGTCCATGGGGAGGCCCACCGGCATGGCGAATATCCGTGAGATTGCCAAGGCGGCCGGGGTCTCGGTGGCTACGGTATCCCGGGTGCTCAACAGCCACCCTTACGTCAGCGCCGAGAAGCGCAGACGGGTGGAGGAAGCCATGCGCCGTGCGGGGTACAGCCCGAATTCCAATGCTGTTCATCTGTCCACGGGGCGGACAGGCATGGTGGGCGTCATCCTGCCGTTCAGTCATCATCCGTACTTCCATGCGCTGCTGGGCGGACTGATGGAGGAAGCGTTGAAGCACCAGTATACGGCGCTGCTCTGCCAGACGAATTATGAGGCCGGCGAAGAACGGCGGTATCTGCAGATGCTGCGTACGAAGCAGGTGGACGGGCTGATCCTGTGCTCCCACGAGCTGCCATGGGCTGAGATCGCCGCTTATGCCGCGGACGGGCTCCTCGTTGCCTGCGAGCCGGTCCGGCAGGAAGGGATTTCCTGTGTCTATACCCATCACTATGAAGCCTTCCTCACCGGTATGCGGTACCTGATCCGCCGCGGGCACCGGAACATCGGCTTCTGCATCGGAAGGCGGGACAGCGAGAGCAGCCGCCAGAGGTACGCCGCCTATGCCGACGCGCTGCAAGAGATCGGCCGCCCGGTGCAGCCGGAGTGGATCTTCGAAGGCTGCACGGACCTGCGGGACGGGATGCGGGTAATGGACCGCATCGCCGCGATGGAGAGCCGGCCGTCGGCCCTGCTCGTCACCGGCGATGAGGCTGCGGCCGGTGTCCTGGCCCGTTCCCGGCAGCTCGGGATCGCGATTCCCGGAGAGCTGGCGGTCGTCGGCTTCGACAACCAGCCGATCTCCGAGGCGCTGCAGCTGACGACGATTGACCAGCATCTGCAGGAGATCGGCCGGCAGGCTTTTGGCGCCTTCTATCACGGGATCGTCCAGCCGGGTGCCGCACCGCGGCGGATGGAGGTTCCGTTTGCACTGGTCGAGAGAACAAGCGTGTAACGGCCGCTCCTTCTTGGAAGGGAGCGTTCATAACGCTGGAGTAAGCCCGGTATCCCACAGATGCCGGGCTTCTCTGTTTTTGTTCCTTGTGTGATCCGCTTCACATCCTGCGCCTTGGGGCCGTGCTATAGTAGAGACATGAGGGACAGCACCTCAGGAGCAAAAAGAAGAAAAAGAAGAAAAGAGGCCGCGAAGCCGGTAACATGGCTCTGACGCCCATCCTATATTGTGAAAAAAATCACGAAGGTGCTGCGCTTCATAATAACCCGAACGACACAAGGAGATGTTCACTATGCTTACCCGATTCCTGAGAGACAACGTGTATGCCGCCGGACTGCTGCTCATTCTTCGCTTGTATGTCGGTTATCAATGGTTCACCGCAGGCTTTCATAAGCTGACAGGCGGCTTCGATGCCGCAGGCTTCCTCAAGGGGGCCATCGCGAAGCCGGTGCTCGATAAGGCGACGGGCGAGCTGGTCTATCCAACCTTCACAGCCTTCCTGCAGAACTTCGCCCTGCCGAACGTGAAAGTGATCAACTTCCTGATTCCCGCAGGGGAAACGCTGGTGGGCCTTGGCCTGATCCTGGGTGCGCTGACGACGGCAGCCGCGTTCTTCGGTCTCCTGATGAACTTCATGTTCCTCTTCGCCGGTACGGTCAGCACGAACCCTTGGCTGGTCCTGCTCGGAGTGATTGTCCTGATGGCCGGAACGAATGCGGGCCGGTTCGGTGTGGACCGTTATCTGATGCCCCTGCTCCGCAAGCTGCGCCGACAGGGCGGAGATGAGGCGGGCCGCCGGAAGGGCATCCCTGCCAAGGCTTAATCGATAAGGTTTTGGATTGAAAAGAAAACCGGGAAGGCGTCCGCGCCTTCCCGGTTTATTTGCTGATGGGCGGGGCATGCCGGGCAACTTCCCCATCCGGCTGCTGCCGATCTCCGGAGCCTCGCCGCCTAGCTCTGATGGACCAGGCTGCCGCGTTCCACGGCGCCCGGGATTTTCTCCATCCATTGATGCTTCAGCATCAGCTCCGCTCCGTCTTCTCCGTACTTGGCGATTTCGCCGATCAGCCGCACATAGACCGAAGTGATATCGCGGCGGGTGCTGTTAGGGGCGGCCACACCGTAATTGACCGCGCCTGTCGCTGACAAGGCCCCGATATGATACATCATCAGCCTGTCGGAGTACGGAGGGGTGGTGGAGGCCGTGACACCGTCATCCCAGTAATTCGGCGCCGGCAGGCCGTCGTCCCGGAGCAGGGAGCTGAATACTTCGACGTGCTTCCCCGAGATCTCATGGCCTCTCAGCAGATAAGCCCGGATGTCCTTGGATACGGCGGTCTGGGCGAATCCCAGGGTCAGCGCCTTGCCCATCAGATTCGTCACGATGTTGGCGTACAAGTGGGCGATCTCCGGACCGTTCACCGGGCGCTTGTCCTCGAAGAGCGCATAGAAGTAGCTTTCCTTGTGCACATACTCACGAGCTTCCGGAACCGGGATGCGGGGAGGCCTGACATATACCCCCTTCGCCAGCATAAGATCCAGCGTCCGGTTATAGAGGGCAGAAGAAGAGGCAAGGCATTCGGACAGATACTCGCGGATATCCTGCCTGGACGAGACGGGAACCGAGTAAGCGTACAGCGCCATCCCCTGTTTGCCCATATTGAGAAGGTATCCGAGATAGAAGATGTCCGAGAAGAGGCGGGGGGCTTTCGGATCGACGTCCTCGTCCCCGAAGCCCTGGGGAACCGGGATTTTTTCGGTTTCAAAATAACCCAGCAGCCGCGTAATATGCTTGTCGCACAGCTCAAGCGCATAGGCTATGAGCTCCCGGACCTCCGTATCTTCCACGTGGGCGGCAAAATGGGTCAAAACACACCTGGACAGTGTGTCCCCCTGATAGCCTGACCAGAGATTGGAGATTTCCGGCGCCGTTAACGGAATGTTATGTGCTGTTTCCATCGTTCACCCCGCAGGTTGAGTATTTTTGATTTAGTATGGTTGATTTGGAATTCCTTATGCCCCCCGGGCGGAATACCTTACCTCGAATTGCCTCATACAGAGGGGAGTGACTTTGGAGCGGGAGGAATGGTCTCTTGTTGAATCAGCTGATCCTGTGGTCTCTGCTCAGCATCCCATGGTTTTCGCTGCTGTTCATGGATACGACGAAGCTCCGCCGCTTCTTCCCGGTTGCGCTGCTGGTCACAGTGATCAACACGCTCTTCTACCAGGCAGCGAGCTCGAAGTGGAGCTAGGGGGGAGGAGGAAGCGGGCGCGGTAAAAATGGAAAAGACAGGGCCAGTTTCCTGCCCAAGGTAAGGTTCGATCCGGAGCTCCTGGAATACGCTGCGTTTATCTCCTTCATGCAGTAAGATGGACGCACTTCTCTCTATCCTTTCGCCCATGTCCCCAGTAAGGAATCATGCTAAGATAAACGGGAATGATTTCCGCACGAGCAGTGCGGAAGCGTTGACAGCAGGAGCATCCTCCATGAATTCCAATCCGAATGCGCGAACGGTACCTGTCCTTGATTCGGGATGCGGATTAGACGCTGACGAATAAAGGGGAGGCCGGCCGCCGCATTCGGTTTTTTTGGCTTATTCAGGGGACGCAGGGGGGCATAATGTGATGAGAAACCAGGGGAGACGGAAACTGCCGGTTCTGGCGGCAGCAGGATTGGCCGCAGGGCTGGTCTTCTCGTCCGCTGCGGCGGCATATCCCCATCCGGGGGGAGTGCATTCCGAAGCGCAGCTCGCTTCCGCCAAGCGAAATATCGCAGGGGGATTGCAGCCGTGGGCGGATGCCATGAAGGAACTGATCCCGCGAGCGGATTTTTATTTGTCGGAACCTCCGAGCGCTTCCGCCGATTTTCACGTGCCGGGCTACTATGAGGATCCGGCCGGGCATACCGGGGCTTCCGAGGTGCTTCATACCGATGTCCGCGCCGCCTATGCTTCGGCATTGGCTTACCGGTTGACGGGCAGAACGGCCTATGCGGAGAAGGCGAAGGCCATTCTGAACGATTGGGCATTCCGGAATACCGCGGTAAGCGGCACCGACGGTCCCCTGGTGATGACCTATTCCGGTGTGGGATTCATCCATGCGGCGGAGCTCCTCCGGGATTACAGCGGCTGGAGCGAAGCGGACAAGACGGCCTTCTCGAACTGGCTTACGAATGTATACCTGGCGAGGGCGGCGAATCCGATCAAGACCCGGAGCAACAACTGGGGGGATTGGGGCATCTACGGCGCGATGGCGGCCTATTACTACAAGGATGATCCCGTCCTCCTGAACGCCGAGATTACCCGCCTCAAGAACAAGATCGATTCGAGCATCGCGGCCGACGGGTCCATGCCGCATGAGGCCGGCAGGGGAGCGAGCGGGCTGTGGTATACGTATTTTGCGCTGGCACCGATGACGGCTGCCGCCCAGATCGCCAAGGAAGCGGCCGGCATCGACCTGTTCCAGTGGACCTCCCCGGGCGGCAGGACGATCAAGCAGGCACTCGATTACCTGCTGTTCTACATGAACCGCCCGGACCAATGGCCGTATGGGGCGAATCCGCGGATGCCCGTCTCCGATGAAGAGTGGGGCTATAATCTGTTCGAGGCGATGTCCGATTATTATGATGAGCCTGCCTATAAGTCTTTCGCTTCGGTGAAAGGGCCGATCATGTATTTGGCCAGCCACTTCGCATGGAACTTCCCGAGTGTGACGAAGGGCGGCCTGCGGCTGGTCGACGAGAAGTTCGACGCCCTGACGTCTACCGCCGCACCGCGCGGATGGACGGTTTCCAAGGCGGCCAATACGAGCGCCGTCGTATGGAACACGCCGACGGCAGCGGACAAGAGCCTCAAAATCTGGGATACCAGCACCTCCGGAACGGCTTCGGCCGTCAAAGTCTTCCCGGACCAGTACGGCATTATTGAAGCGGAGTGGAAGTTCATGTACATGGCGCTGTTCCCGAATGCCAGGTTCGGGTTGAAGCACGCGGCTGTCTATGCGGCCGAGCTGCTTACCACCGCGTCGGGGCTGATCTACCGCAGCGGCACGGGCAGCGATATCGTTCTCCAGACCCTGTCTCCGGAAGCCTGGTATACGGTGAAGCTCATTGCCAATCCGGCGTCGGACAAGACGGATGTGTATGTGAACGGGCAGCTCAAGGCATCGGGCGTTCCTTTCCGCAGCACGGTCAGCGCCCTGGACCGCATCGAGTTTGCCGGAGGATCGGGAGAGACGGGGACCTTCTATATCGATCAGGTCAAAATCATGAATTGACGCATGGCCCACAGAAACGGATGCAAAGACGCCTGAAACGAAAAAAGTCCTTTCCCATGGCGACAAACGAGGGAAAAGGACTTTTTGCGCTGCGCATGCCAAGCCGCGGGCCAAGAACTACCAGCCCTCCCGGCGGGTGGCTTGTGTTATGATGGAGCAGCCTCAGGAACAGGGGCATCTGCTCGGGGGAATTTGTCTAAATTCTCAACAACACAAACACCCAGGAGGGATACAGCAAATATGAAACGTATCATTACAGCAGCTTCCGCAGCCCTGATCGCAGGCGTTTTCGCCCTGCCGCAGGGACAAGCCCAGGCGGCGACCACGTCGACCATCGTAAGTGACGTCAGCTTCCGCAAAGCACCGGACACGGATGCGGCACGGATCCGTTACCTGCAGGAAGACGAGAAGGTTACGGTCGTCAGCAAGGTGAACGACTACTGGTATAAAGTGACGGACAAGAACGGCGTAACGGGCTACGTTTCGTCGAGCAGCAAATATATATCGGCACCCCGGACGACTTCGACCGGTACGGCCGCAGCCTCGAACACAGGGAAGATCGTCAGCGGCGTTTCCTTCCGCAAAGCGGCGGACACGGATGCGGCCCGCATCCGGTACCTGCAGGAGGGCGAGACGGTCACGATCCTGGACAAGGTCAACAGCTATTGGTACAAGGTGAAGGACAAGAACGGTGTGACCGGCTATGTATCGACAAGCTCCAAATACATCTCTGCTTCGTATAAAGAAACGGCATCGGCAGCACCGGCCGGCACGACAAGCGGCGGTACTTCTTCCTCCACAACGTCCACCCAGAAGGTGGAGAAGGTCATCGCGGCAGGAATGAAATACCTCGGAACTCCGTACGAGTACGGTTCCGACCGCAGCACCGTGGCGACCTTCGACTGCTCGGACTTCGTCAGACAAGCCTTCAAGGACGCACTGGGCGTTACGCTGCCTTCGAACTCCCGGACGCAGGCTGATTATGTGCGCGAGCACTCCAGCCGGATCGTCACGGATATCGACAACCTGAAGCGCGGCGACCTTGTGTTC containing:
- a CDS encoding SH3 domain-containing C40 family peptidase → MKRIITAASAALIAGVFALPQGQAQAATTSTIVSDVSFRKAPDTDAARIRYLQEDEKVTVVSKVNDYWYKVTDKNGVTGYVSSSSKYISAPRTTSTGTAAASNTGKIVSGVSFRKAADTDAARIRYLQEGETVTILDKVNSYWYKVKDKNGVTGYVSTSSKYISASYKETASAAPAGTTSGGTSSSTTSTQKVEKVIAAGMKYLGTPYEYGSDRSTVATFDCSDFVRQAFKDALGVTLPSNSRTQADYVREHSSRIVTDIDNLKRGDLVFFMSYRGSSLSAYSGMDKSAQRITHVGIYLGDGKMLNTWGTGGVKVDTITGRHWEGRFIFGGSAL
- a CDS encoding DoxX family protein yields the protein MLTRFLRDNVYAAGLLLILRLYVGYQWFTAGFHKLTGGFDAAGFLKGAIAKPVLDKATGELVYPTFTAFLQNFALPNVKVINFLIPAGETLVGLGLILGALTTAAAFFGLLMNFMFLFAGTVSTNPWLVLLGVIVLMAGTNAGRFGVDRYLMPLLRKLRRQGGDEAGRRKGIPAKA
- a CDS encoding alginate lyase family protein, with the protein product MRNQGRRKLPVLAAAGLAAGLVFSSAAAAYPHPGGVHSEAQLASAKRNIAGGLQPWADAMKELIPRADFYLSEPPSASADFHVPGYYEDPAGHTGASEVLHTDVRAAYASALAYRLTGRTAYAEKAKAILNDWAFRNTAVSGTDGPLVMTYSGVGFIHAAELLRDYSGWSEADKTAFSNWLTNVYLARAANPIKTRSNNWGDWGIYGAMAAYYYKDDPVLLNAEITRLKNKIDSSIAADGSMPHEAGRGASGLWYTYFALAPMTAAAQIAKEAAGIDLFQWTSPGGRTIKQALDYLLFYMNRPDQWPYGANPRMPVSDEEWGYNLFEAMSDYYDEPAYKSFASVKGPIMYLASHFAWNFPSVTKGGLRLVDEKFDALTSTAAPRGWTVSKAANTSAVVWNTPTAADKSLKIWDTSTSGTASAVKVFPDQYGIIEAEWKFMYMALFPNARFGLKHAAVYAAELLTTASGLIYRSGTGSDIVLQTLSPEAWYTVKLIANPASDKTDVYVNGQLKASGVPFRSTVSALDRIEFAGGSGETGTFYIDQVKIMN
- a CDS encoding DUF3231 family protein; translated protein: METAHNIPLTAPEISNLWSGYQGDTLSRCVLTHFAAHVEDTEVRELIAYALELCDKHITRLLGYFETEKIPVPQGFGDEDVDPKAPRLFSDIFYLGYLLNMGKQGMALYAYSVPVSSRQDIREYLSECLASSSALYNRTLDLMLAKGVYVRPPRIPVPEAREYVHKESYFYALFEDKRPVNGPEIAHLYANIVTNLMGKALTLGFAQTAVSKDIRAYLLRGHEISGKHVEVFSSLLRDDGLPAPNYWDDGVTASTTPPYSDRLMMYHIGALSATGAVNYGVAAPNSTRRDITSVYVRLIGEIAKYGEDGAELMLKHQWMEKIPGAVERGSLVHQS
- a CDS encoding LacI family DNA-binding transcriptional regulator, translated to MANIREIAKAAGVSVATVSRVLNSHPYVSAEKRRRVEEAMRRAGYSPNSNAVHLSTGRTGMVGVILPFSHHPYFHALLGGLMEEALKHQYTALLCQTNYEAGEERRYLQMLRTKQVDGLILCSHELPWAEIAAYAADGLLVACEPVRQEGISCVYTHHYEAFLTGMRYLIRRGHRNIGFCIGRRDSESSRQRYAAYADALQEIGRPVQPEWIFEGCTDLRDGMRVMDRIAAMESRPSALLVTGDEAAAGVLARSRQLGIAIPGELAVVGFDNQPISEALQLTTIDQHLQEIGRQAFGAFYHGIVQPGAAPRRMEVPFALVERTSV